The genome window ACATATCGCCGCCGGCGCCAAAAAAGTGCTTATTTCCGCCCCGGCCAAGAAACCCGATGGAACCTTTGTGATCGGTGTCAACGACAAGGAATACGATAAAGGCAAACATAATATTATTTCCATTGGCAGTTGCACCACCAACTGCCTGGCCCCGGTGGTCAAGGTTCTTCTGGATAATTTCGGTATTGTCAAAGGTTTCATGACCACCATTCACTCCTATACCAACGACCAGAAAATTCTCGATCTGCCGCATAAAGATTTACGCCGGGCCCGGGCCGCCGCACTGTCGATGATCCCGACCACAACCGGCGCCGCCAAGGCTATCTCGGAAGTTATCCCGGCTCTTAAGGGCAAGATGGATGGATGTGCCATGCGGGTCCCGACCCCGGATGCTTCGATTGTCGATCTGGCGGCCATCCTGGAAAAGGAAGCGACTGTCGAAAGTATCAATCAGGCCATGAAGAAGGCCGCCGATGGTCCGATGAAAGGGATTCTGGAATATACCGAGGAGCCGATTGTCTCCACGGATATTATCGGTAATGCCCACAGTTCCGTGTTCGATTCCGGACTGACCATGGCCCAGGGGAATTTCGTCAAGGTCTTTTCGTGGTACGATAACGAGTGGGGATTCTCGTGCCGCATGGTTGACATGATCAAGAAGATGCTCTAAACGAGCATCTTCTTCACCGGCCTCTGGCCTGGAGGAGAGCTATGAATAAGCTGTCTATAAAAAATATCAATTTTGCCGGACGGCGGGTGCTGGTCCGGGTGGATTTCAATGTTCCTCTCGATGATAAACAGCATATCACCGATGACCGCCGGATTGTCGGTTCACTGCCGACTATCAAGAAAATCATCGGCGATGGCGGCCGGGTAATTCTCTGCAGTCATCTGGGACGTCCCAAGGGCAAAGCGGTTCCCGAAATGTCGCTCAAGCCGGTAGCCGTCAGATTATCAGAATTATTGAAGACCGAGGTCAGGATGGCTCCCGATTGTGTCGGAGATATGGTCGACGCCATGGTTGATGCACTCGAGAACGGCGATGTCCTGCTTCTGGAAAACCTCCGTTTTCACAAGGAGGAGACCGATAACGATCCAGAGTTTGCCAAAAGATTGGCCGCGCTGGCTGATATATATGTCAATGATGCTTTCGGTTCGGCACATCGGGCGCACGCTTCAACCGAGGGAGTGACCAAATATTTCAAACAGTCCGCGGCCGGTTACCTGATGGAAAAAGAGCTTGACTATCTCGGTCGCGCCCTGGCCCAGCCCAAACGCCCCTTTGCGGCCATCCTGGGCGGTGCCAAAATATCGGGTAAGATCGATGTTATCACCAATCTTATGGATAAAACCGAGGCCATTATTATCGGCGGGGGAATGGTGTTTACCTTCTTCAAGGCGATGGGAAAGGCCATCGGCAAGTCGCTGTGTGAGGATGATAAAATTGCCCTGGCCAAAGACATTCTCAAAAAGGCCGGGGAGAAGAAAATCAAGCTGATTTTCCCGGTCGATTTTGTGGTGGCCAAAGAAATATCCGATACGGCCGAGACCTCGGTGGTCGGGGTCGACAGTATCCCGGATTGGGGAATGGGGTTGGATATCGGGCCGGAAACGGTGAAAGCCTTTAAAAGGGAACTGGGGCAGGCCAAGACGGTTCTCTGGAACGGCCCTATGGGTGTTTTTGAGCATGAAAAATTCGCCACCGGAACTATGGCGATTGCCCGGATGCTGGCGGATCTCACTGCCGGGGGGGCGGTTACCATAGTCGGGGGCGGCGATTCGGCCGCGGCGGTAAGTCATTGCGGCCTTGATGATAAGCTGTCGCATATTTCCACCGGAGGTGGAGCCTCCCTGGAATTCCTGGAAGGGAAAATCCTGCCGGGTGTGGCGGCCCTGACCGATGCCTGAGAGGAGGGAAATTCCATGAGATTGACAATAATCGCCGGAAACTGGAAAATGAACAAAACTCTCGGCGAGGCGGTGGAACTCGCCCAGGGGCTTAGAAACAATGTCGGGACTGCCGAAAAACCGCGGGTGATAATCTGTCCTCCGTTTACAGCTTTAAGTGAAGTCGCCAAGGTGTTGAAAGGCAGCAGTATTTATCTCGGGGCCCAGAATATGTATTTCGCCGAGTCGGGGGCGTTTACCGGGGAAATAGCCCCATCAATGCTCTTGACATCCGGGGTTTCTTATGTTATTTTGGGCCACTCGGAACGAAGGGAATTCTTCGCCGAGACCGATGCTGTTGTCAATAAGAAGGTTAAGCTGGCGCTGAAAACCGGACTCCTTCCTATTGTTTGCGTCGGTGAAAAAATTGACGAACGTGAAGCGGGTAAAACCGAGGAGGTTGTCAGCGGTCAGATTAACGGCTCTCTTGACGGTCTCGATTCCGAACAGATGCGGAAAGTGATTATCGCTTACGAACCGGTTTGGGCTATCGGCACCGGCAGGACGGCCACTCCCGAAATGGCCCAGGAGGTCCATGCCTTTATTCGGGAAAGACTGCACG of Candidatus Zixiibacteriota bacterium contains these proteins:
- the gap gene encoding type I glyceraldehyde-3-phosphate dehydrogenase — protein: MSIKVGINGFGRIGRLVLRAAHRTDVEIVGINDITDAKTLAHLLKYDSIHGKYKGEVGHDDKNLIVDGKKIPIMAERDPGNLPWGKLGAQVIVESTGLFRDRDSAGKHIAAGAKKVLISAPAKKPDGTFVIGVNDKEYDKGKHNIISIGSCTTNCLAPVVKVLLDNFGIVKGFMTTIHSYTNDQKILDLPHKDLRRARAAALSMIPTTTGAAKAISEVIPALKGKMDGCAMRVPTPDASIVDLAAILEKEATVESINQAMKKAADGPMKGILEYTEEPIVSTDIIGNAHSSVFDSGLTMAQGNFVKVFSWYDNEWGFSCRMVDMIKKML
- a CDS encoding phosphoglycerate kinase, with amino-acid sequence MNKLSIKNINFAGRRVLVRVDFNVPLDDKQHITDDRRIVGSLPTIKKIIGDGGRVILCSHLGRPKGKAVPEMSLKPVAVRLSELLKTEVRMAPDCVGDMVDAMVDALENGDVLLLENLRFHKEETDNDPEFAKRLAALADIYVNDAFGSAHRAHASTEGVTKYFKQSAAGYLMEKELDYLGRALAQPKRPFAAILGGAKISGKIDVITNLMDKTEAIIIGGGMVFTFFKAMGKAIGKSLCEDDKIALAKDILKKAGEKKIKLIFPVDFVVAKEISDTAETSVVGVDSIPDWGMGLDIGPETVKAFKRELGQAKTVLWNGPMGVFEHEKFATGTMAIARMLADLTAGGAVTIVGGGDSAAAVSHCGLDDKLSHISTGGGASLEFLEGKILPGVAALTDA
- a CDS encoding triose-phosphate isomerase: MRLTIIAGNWKMNKTLGEAVELAQGLRNNVGTAEKPRVIICPPFTALSEVAKVLKGSSIYLGAQNMYFAESGAFTGEIAPSMLLTSGVSYVILGHSERREFFAETDAVVNKKVKLALKTGLLPIVCVGEKIDEREAGKTEEVVSGQINGSLDGLDSEQMRKVIIAYEPVWAIGTGRTATPEMAQEVHAFIRERLHDRYGHVADNISILYGGSMKGDNAAGLVSQPDIDGGLVGGASLKVDEFTRIITSV